A single genomic interval of Heterodontus francisci isolate sHetFra1 chromosome 45, sHetFra1.hap1, whole genome shotgun sequence harbors:
- the LOC137356211 gene encoding histone H2B 5-like: protein MVDEKKTAAPSKKGAKKVLKKAPTKGTKKRRKSRKESYSIYVYKVMKQVHPDTGISSKAMSIMNSFVNDIFERIAGEASRLAHYNKRSTISSREIQTAVRLLLPGELAKHAVSEGTKAVTKYTSSK, encoded by the coding sequence atggttgatgagaagaaaactgcagcaccttccaagaagggcgccaagaaagttctgaagaaggcgccAACAAAGGGCACCAAGAAACGGAGAAAATCCAGGAaagaaagttactccatctacgtgtacaaagtgatgaagcaggttcaccctgacaccggcatctcctccaaggccatgagcatcatgaattcgtttgtcaatgatattttcgagcgaatcgcgggtgaggcttcccgcctggcccattacaacaaacgcagcaccatcagctcccgggagatccagaccgccgtgcgcctgctgctgcccggggagctggccaaacacgccgtgtcggaaggtacaaaggcggtcaccaagtacaccagctccaagtaa
- the LOC137356354 gene encoding late histone H2A.L3-like — protein MSGRGKTSGKARSKAKSRSSRAGLQFPVGRVHRFLKKGNYAERVGAGAPVYLAAVLEYLTAEILELAGNAARDNKKTRIIPRHLQLAVRNDEELNRLLGGVTIAQGGVLPNIQAVLLPKKTSAQSTKGK, from the coding sequence atgtctggaagagggaagaccagtggtaaagctcggtccaaggccaagtcccgctcctcccgagctggactgcagttcccggtgggccgtgttcacaggttccttaaaaagggcaactatgctgagcgggtgggtgccggagccccggtctatctggctgctgtgctcgagtatctgacagctgaaatcctcgagctggccggcaacgcggcccgggacaacaagaagacccgtatcatccccagacacctgcagctggccgtccgcaacgacgaggagctcaataggctgctgggaggggtgaccatcgcacaaggcggggtgctgcctaatatccaggccgtgctgctgcccaagaaaaccagcgctcagagcacgaagggcaagtga